A genomic stretch from Rhodospirillales bacterium includes:
- the addB gene encoding double-strand break repair protein AddB, translating to MLEPAVQPLVWTIPAGLPFARRLASELLRRAHPSTDLADTTILVPTNRAARTLSRAFSLAAHPRALLLPRITPLGEVGEEELSLGWDDDGVPGSSMAELRPAIGPVHRKLLLTRLVASMRRERAGGALAEAARLASELSTLLDALQNQDVQLADLETLVDEDLAEHWQETLQFLEILRDHWPRILAEAGCMDPAARRTWLLRHQTALWEQSPPRNPVIVAGSTGSIPAARALISTVAKLPRGEVVLAGLDRTVDAESWETLSESHPQFGLKKLLETLGSDRAQVRNWPGSEPTPKAVARTRLLAEVMRPAETSHKWPETVPQIDVDAGLDGLQIIEARDSVEEAGTIAVLMREALETPGKTAALVTNDRELASRVRTTLRRWNVEVDDSGGEPLGNTSAAALFRLAIRAAASNGRPLDLLALLKHPRATGGDSRQTFIANVRAFEHHVVRRVFAWHEFPDVEAELRRLVERRPRLAGLERWFGEFRQRMAPLREALATTTDAGAIVAAHRAFTEWLATPANGGTDGLYADHSGERVQRFVREFEAAAKPLGPIPGGEYPALFDEALSGIAIYPRIGTHPRLSILSALEARLVSADRIIAGGLVEGSWPRRATPNPWLSRTMQTALGLLTDAHRAGMGAHDFVDAASVPEAFLCFARKTRGNPTIRSRWLTRLNTVLRSADRTPSAPRAIGLWQRLTAPPPYRPLPRPQFAPPLSVRPRRLSVTQVRTFLKEPYATYARHVLGLRALDRPGRRPGLAEFGNAVHEVLERFTQEHGGSSLPDDAAARLHALGAEVLARFQPADRLDEQWWERFTWAHRLDAIVQWFLLQEQRHRKKVDAVWGETSGEYTFGNPPFTLVARADRIEVDRADHAMTIVDYKTGLVPKKQDVASGAEPQLPLAGVIAEAGGFPNLPAEGTVGRLVYWKLTGRRDGGEYGPALAPAETSAALAASLGRLKALIRAFEDPDTAYTATHDPEPYSDYAALARTHEWTLAGLRDPDE from the coding sequence ATGTTAGAGCCGGCGGTGCAGCCACTGGTGTGGACGATTCCCGCCGGGCTGCCGTTCGCCCGGCGCTTGGCAAGCGAACTGCTGCGGCGTGCGCATCCGTCGACTGACCTGGCCGACACGACGATCCTGGTACCGACCAACCGCGCGGCCAGGACCCTTTCGCGCGCCTTTTCCCTGGCGGCGCATCCTCGGGCGCTCCTGCTTCCCCGGATCACGCCGCTGGGGGAGGTCGGCGAAGAGGAGCTCAGCCTTGGCTGGGACGACGACGGGGTGCCCGGGTCGTCGATGGCCGAGCTGCGGCCGGCCATCGGACCCGTGCACCGCAAGCTGCTCCTGACCCGGCTGGTCGCCAGCATGCGCCGCGAGCGCGCGGGTGGTGCGCTCGCGGAGGCGGCCCGCCTCGCCAGTGAGCTCAGTACCCTGCTGGACGCGCTGCAAAACCAGGACGTGCAGTTGGCCGACCTCGAAACCCTGGTGGACGAGGACCTGGCCGAACACTGGCAGGAGACGCTCCAGTTTCTTGAGATCCTCCGCGATCACTGGCCCCGTATCTTGGCCGAAGCTGGATGCATGGATCCCGCGGCCCGACGCACCTGGCTGCTGCGGCACCAGACTGCCCTGTGGGAACAGTCCCCGCCGCGCAACCCCGTGATCGTGGCCGGATCAACAGGTTCGATTCCGGCCGCTCGAGCCCTCATCTCGACCGTGGCCAAGCTGCCCCGCGGCGAAGTTGTCCTCGCTGGCCTTGATCGCACGGTCGACGCGGAATCGTGGGAGACGCTCAGCGAATCCCACCCGCAGTTTGGCCTGAAAAAGCTGCTGGAGACGCTTGGCTCGGATCGCGCACAGGTTCGCAACTGGCCCGGGTCTGAGCCAACTCCGAAAGCGGTCGCCCGGACCCGGCTGCTGGCTGAAGTGATGCGGCCAGCCGAGACGTCGCACAAGTGGCCGGAGACGGTGCCGCAGATCGACGTCGACGCCGGACTCGACGGCCTGCAGATCATTGAAGCCCGCGACTCGGTCGAAGAGGCCGGCACCATCGCGGTCCTGATGCGCGAAGCGCTCGAAACGCCCGGCAAGACCGCGGCCCTCGTCACCAACGACCGGGAGCTCGCCAGCCGGGTGCGAACCACGCTCCGGCGCTGGAATGTCGAGGTCGACGACTCGGGCGGCGAACCGCTGGGCAATACGTCTGCCGCAGCACTGTTTCGCCTCGCGATCAGGGCAGCCGCCAGTAACGGACGGCCCCTCGACCTCCTGGCGCTGCTCAAACATCCGCGGGCGACCGGGGGAGACAGCCGACAGACCTTCATTGCGAACGTCAGGGCGTTTGAACACCACGTCGTCCGCCGAGTCTTTGCGTGGCATGAATTTCCGGATGTCGAGGCGGAACTGCGAAGGCTGGTCGAGCGGCGGCCCCGGCTGGCCGGCCTTGAACGTTGGTTCGGAGAGTTCCGGCAACGTATGGCACCGTTGCGGGAGGCCTTGGCCACCACCACTGACGCCGGCGCCATCGTGGCGGCGCACCGGGCCTTTACCGAATGGCTGGCGACCCCGGCCAACGGTGGGACTGACGGGCTTTACGCGGATCATTCCGGCGAACGAGTTCAAAGGTTCGTGCGCGAATTCGAAGCGGCGGCCAAGCCCCTCGGTCCGATCCCGGGCGGCGAGTATCCCGCCCTGTTCGACGAGGCGCTCTCCGGTATTGCCATCTATCCGCGCATCGGCACCCATCCCCGCCTGAGCATCCTGAGCGCCCTGGAAGCGCGCCTCGTCAGCGCCGACCGGATCATCGCCGGCGGGCTTGTCGAGGGCAGCTGGCCGCGGCGGGCAACGCCCAATCCCTGGCTCAGCCGCACCATGCAAACGGCGCTCGGCCTTCTGACGGACGCCCACCGCGCGGGCATGGGTGCCCATGACTTCGTCGACGCGGCAAGCGTTCCGGAAGCCTTCCTATGTTTCGCCCGCAAGACGCGTGGCAATCCGACGATTCGCTCGCGGTGGCTCACGCGTCTCAACACGGTGCTCCGTTCGGCCGACCGGACCCCGTCTGCTCCGCGGGCGATCGGCCTCTGGCAGCGGCTGACCGCTCCGCCCCCCTACAGGCCGCTGCCGCGGCCCCAATTCGCGCCGCCGCTATCGGTTCGACCGCGCCGTCTGTCGGTGACGCAGGTACGGACTTTTCTGAAGGAGCCCTACGCGACCTACGCGCGCCATGTGCTCGGGTTGCGGGCGCTCGACCGGCCCGGCCGTCGACCCGGACTGGCCGAATTCGGCAATGCAGTGCACGAAGTCCTGGAGAGATTCACGCAGGAGCACGGCGGCTCGAGCCTGCCGGATGACGCGGCGGCGCGGCTCCATGCGCTCGGGGCGGAGGTGCTCGCGCGGTTCCAGCCCGCGGACCGCCTGGACGAGCAATGGTGGGAGCGTTTCACCTGGGCGCACCGGCTCGATGCCATCGTGCAGTGGTTTCTCCTTCAGGAGCAGCGCCACAGGAAAAAAGTTGATGCCGTCTGGGGAGAAACCTCGGGCGAGTACACGTTCGGCAATCCCCCCTTCACGCTCGTCGCCCGCGCCGACCGGATTGAGGTGGACCGCGCCGACCACGCGATGACGATTGTCGACTACAAGACCGGACTGGTCCCGAAAAAGCAGGATGTTGCCAGCGGCGCCGAGCCCCAGCTCCCGCTCGCGGGGGTGATTGCCGAAGCCGGCGGGTTTCCCAACCTTCCGGCCGAGGGGACCGTTGGTCGGCTGGTCTATTGGAAGCTTACCGGGCGCCGGGACGGCGGCGAGTACGGACCGGCGCTCGCGCCGGCCGAGACATCGGCTGCATTGGCCGCGTCGCTCGGCCGGCTCAAGGCGCTGATCCGTGCGTTCGAAGACCCGGACACCGCCTATACCGCCACGCACGATCCGGAACCGTACTCGGATTACGCAGCCCTGGCCCGCACCCACGAATGGACTTTGGCGGGCCTCAGGGATCCCGACGAGTGA
- a CDS encoding glutathione S-transferase N-terminal domain-containing protein, producing MTTEAAVPGGRMRLFRHPTSSASMRVTLYLRCRGVAPSLVELVDMGFETDHRGIPVFTMPEGDPETRKLGTTDLTAFNPEGRIPVLLLPDGRKMTQSGPIVDYLEDSIGATGHRSMAPDDPWLRAEMRRIMWIVAADTQPYQNIPFIIQAIGEWGMVKAVPTEHPLRLHFIRREFGALEAILRRCAGTFAVGDAITLADCFLVPQVRNALLAGINLPREFPTLSRVWENAIAMPEAAAVLNEAGGIVQPFAFDAEKFEVYADVRDTK from the coding sequence ATGACGACGGAAGCAGCGGTGCCGGGCGGCCGAATGCGCCTGTTCCGCCACCCGACCAGCAGCGCCTCGATGCGGGTGACGCTCTACCTGCGATGTCGCGGCGTTGCGCCTTCTCTCGTCGAACTGGTCGACATGGGTTTCGAGACAGACCACCGCGGCATCCCCGTCTTCACGATGCCCGAGGGCGATCCCGAGACCAGGAAGCTCGGCACCACCGACCTCACCGCCTTCAACCCGGAAGGGCGTATCCCGGTGCTGCTGCTGCCCGACGGGCGCAAGATGACCCAGTCCGGCCCGATCGTGGACTACCTCGAGGATTCGATCGGCGCGACCGGACACCGCTCGATGGCGCCCGACGACCCGTGGCTCCGCGCCGAGATGCGCCGGATCATGTGGATTGTCGCCGCGGACACCCAGCCCTACCAGAACATCCCCTTCATCATTCAGGCGATCGGCGAGTGGGGCATGGTGAAGGCGGTGCCCACGGAGCACCCGTTGCGGCTGCATTTCATCCGCCGGGAGTTCGGCGCGCTGGAAGCGATTCTGCGGCGGTGCGCGGGAACATTCGCGGTCGGGGACGCGATCACGCTGGCGGACTGCTTCCTGGTACCCCAGGTGCGCAACGCCCTGCTGGCCGGAATCAACCTTCCCCGGGAATTTCCGACGCTATCGCGGGTCTGGGAAAACGCCATCGCGATGCCGGAAGCGGCCGCGGTGCTGAACGAGGCCGGCGGGATCGTTCAGCCGTTCGCCTTCGACGCTGAGAAGTTCGAGGTGTACGCCGACGTGCGCGATACCAAATAG
- a CDS encoding MMPL family transporter: MRTFESQLGGRVIASRWLIIIATVILVGIAASGTVFLEFSADDRIYFNKDNPQLLAFEALEDKYGQSDNVLFVLVPPDRDATSAFALEATAWLTEQAWTVPYATRVDSLTNFQHTTARGDDIFVRELVDKSGRADADERARIRAIALAEPALAGRLIARDGGVSGVNVSVQLPGADKLVEGAEVEDTARRLAHEVERRFPGIDVRVTGHVVFNQTFMEVSLSDLKTLVPLSFVAMTLMLIYLTRGFSGTFAIMLVVALAVMTAVGLGGWVGLPMTSASAIAPTVVLTVAIASCVHVYSTLVHQLRSNAPGSPKGGGEAPYPPAKAEAQKRNAIIESVRVNLQPVFLASLTTALGFLSMHFSEVPPFRQLGTFVAFGVAASFVLSVTFLPALLSLLPIPVRAPRLGLDRGMAALGEYVIRRRRALLWGAGLVVMALVASIPRNELNDVFLHYFDEDVEFRRDAEFTAKNLTGMYSLDYSLASIEPGGITDPAYLADAAAFAEWYRAQPETIHVSVITDTFRRLNRSMHGDDPAEYRLPESRELAAQYLLLYEISLPFGHDLNNQIDVDKSATRMTVTTQTLSSNEVIALNRRALHWLTDHAPNIVPSESSGTTLMFANLGRRNIIAMLVGTTIALVGISFVLIFALRSLRVGLTSLVPNLVPGALGFGIWGLAVGQVGVSLSMVTAMTLGIVVDDSVHFLSKYQRARRELGHTSPDAVRVAFRTVGAALLTTSLVLVAGFVVISLSSFELNSDMGRLTALVIALALVADFLLLPPLLMRFDAGAGGTALAARNLPDQQE; the protein is encoded by the coding sequence GTGCGCACATTCGAGTCACAGCTCGGCGGCCGGGTGATCGCGTCACGGTGGCTGATCATCATTGCCACGGTGATCCTGGTCGGGATTGCGGCGAGCGGCACGGTGTTCCTCGAGTTCTCGGCCGACGACCGCATCTACTTCAACAAAGACAATCCTCAACTGCTCGCATTCGAGGCCCTGGAGGATAAGTACGGGCAGAGCGACAACGTCCTGTTCGTCCTCGTGCCGCCCGACCGCGATGCCACTTCGGCTTTCGCGCTCGAGGCTACCGCTTGGCTCACCGAGCAGGCCTGGACAGTTCCGTACGCGACCCGTGTCGATTCCCTCACCAACTTCCAGCACACCACGGCCCGCGGGGACGACATCTTCGTGCGCGAACTCGTGGACAAGTCCGGCCGCGCCGATGCCGACGAACGGGCCCGGATTCGTGCGATCGCCTTGGCCGAGCCGGCGCTTGCAGGCCGCCTCATCGCGCGGGACGGGGGAGTCAGTGGCGTCAACGTCTCAGTGCAGCTGCCGGGTGCGGACAAGTTGGTCGAAGGGGCGGAGGTCGAGGACACCGCGCGCCGGCTCGCCCATGAGGTCGAGCGGCGGTTCCCGGGCATCGACGTGAGGGTGACCGGCCACGTGGTCTTCAACCAAACGTTTATGGAAGTGTCGCTGAGCGATCTCAAGACGTTGGTGCCGCTGAGCTTCGTGGCCATGACCCTGATGCTGATCTACCTGACACGGGGCTTCAGCGGGACGTTCGCGATCATGCTGGTCGTGGCCCTGGCGGTCATGACTGCCGTGGGCCTCGGCGGCTGGGTGGGGCTCCCGATGACGTCGGCCTCCGCGATCGCGCCCACGGTCGTGCTGACGGTCGCCATCGCTAGCTGTGTCCACGTGTATTCGACCTTGGTCCACCAGCTGCGGAGCAACGCTCCCGGATCGCCCAAAGGCGGTGGCGAAGCCCCGTACCCACCCGCCAAGGCCGAAGCGCAGAAGCGGAATGCAATCATCGAATCGGTGCGGGTCAATCTTCAGCCGGTATTCCTTGCAAGCCTGACCACCGCGCTGGGCTTCCTGAGCATGCACTTCTCCGAGGTCCCGCCGTTCCGCCAGCTCGGCACCTTCGTGGCCTTCGGGGTCGCCGCATCGTTCGTGCTCTCCGTGACCTTCCTTCCTGCCCTGCTGTCGCTGCTGCCCATTCCGGTGCGCGCCCCCCGGCTCGGTCTCGATAGGGGGATGGCCGCGCTCGGGGAATACGTGATCCGCCGGCGCCGGGCCCTGCTGTGGGGGGCCGGACTGGTGGTGATGGCGCTCGTCGCGTCGATACCCCGCAATGAGCTGAACGATGTCTTCCTCCACTACTTCGATGAGGACGTGGAGTTTCGGCGCGACGCGGAATTCACCGCGAAAAACCTCACCGGCATGTATTCGCTGGATTACTCGCTGGCATCGATCGAGCCGGGTGGGATCACCGATCCCGCCTACCTCGCCGATGCCGCGGCGTTCGCCGAGTGGTACCGGGCGCAGCCCGAAACGATCCACGTCAGCGTCATTACCGACACCTTCCGTCGTCTCAACAGGAGCATGCACGGCGACGATCCGGCTGAATACCGGCTGCCCGAAAGCCGTGAGCTGGCTGCGCAGTACCTCCTCCTCTACGAGATTTCACTTCCCTTCGGCCACGATCTCAACAACCAGATCGATGTCGACAAGTCGGCGACCCGGATGACGGTGACCACCCAGACGCTCTCGTCGAACGAGGTGATCGCGCTCAATCGACGGGCGCTGCATTGGCTGACAGACCACGCGCCCAACATCGTGCCTTCCGAGAGTTCCGGCACCACCCTGATGTTCGCGAATCTCGGCCGTCGGAACATCATTGCCATGCTCGTCGGCACCACCATCGCCCTCGTGGGCATTTCCTTCGTCCTCATCTTTGCGCTGCGCTCGCTGCGGGTCGGGCTGACCAGCCTTGTCCCGAATCTGGTCCCCGGTGCATTGGGCTTCGGAATCTGGGGGCTGGCGGTCGGCCAGGTCGGGGTCTCCCTGTCCATGGTGACGGCTATGACGCTGGGCATCGTGGTCGACGACTCTGTGCACTTCCTGAGCAAGTATCAGCGGGCCCGGCGCGAGCTCGGTCATACGTCGCCGGATGCGGTGCGCGTAGCCTTTCGTACCGTGGGTGCGGCCCTGCTCACGACGTCCCTTGTGCTGGTGGCGGGCTTCGTCGTGATCAGCCTCTCCAGCTTCGAGCTCAACTCGGATATGGGCCGGCTCACCGCGCTCGTCATCGCGCTGGCGCTGGTGGCCGACTTCCTCCTCCTCCCCCCGCTGCTCATGAGGTTCGACGCAGGCGCAGGCGGCACCGCGCTGGCTGCCAGGAACCTGCCTGACCAACAGGAATAG
- a CDS encoding nucleotidyltransferase family protein — protein MRAIHTAMVLAAGRGERMRPLTDRVPKPLVRIAGRSMLDRMLDALERFGVSHAVVNASHLSWQVECLLERRTRPPVHVSLEDDRLETGGGVRRALPHLEHAAFLVANADVVLPRAELAFRALEQHWDARAMDALLLVTPRDRTTGYSGSGDFGLPPLPRGAAPLVRAETDRQPYVFTGIQILSRTLFKDAPDGPFPLGALYRRARLEQRLFGIVHHGGWFHVGTVQAVQDTERLLAAKEATV, from the coding sequence ATGAGGGCCATCCACACGGCCATGGTGCTCGCCGCCGGACGCGGCGAGCGGATGCGGCCGCTCACCGACCGCGTCCCGAAACCCCTGGTCCGGATTGCCGGCCGGTCGATGCTGGACCGGATGCTCGATGCGCTGGAACGATTCGGCGTGTCGCACGCTGTCGTCAACGCGAGCCATCTCAGCTGGCAGGTCGAGTGCCTGCTGGAACGGCGGACGCGGCCGCCCGTCCACGTCAGCCTGGAGGACGACCGCCTGGAAACGGGAGGGGGTGTCCGGCGAGCCCTGCCCCACCTCGAACACGCTGCGTTTCTGGTCGCCAACGCAGATGTTGTGTTGCCGCGGGCCGAGCTTGCGTTTCGGGCGCTGGAGCAGCACTGGGACGCTCGGGCCATGGATGCGCTGCTGCTGGTGACGCCCCGGGATCGGACAACCGGCTATTCGGGCAGCGGCGATTTCGGCCTTCCCCCGCTTCCCAGGGGAGCAGCACCACTCGTACGAGCCGAGACCGACCGACAGCCCTACGTGTTCACGGGCATTCAGATCCTGTCGCGGACCCTGTTCAAAGACGCTCCGGACGGCCCTTTTCCGCTGGGCGCCCTGTACCGCCGTGCCCGCCTCGAGCAGCGCCTGTTCGGAATCGTGCACCACGGCGGTTGGTTTCACGTCGGCACCGTCCAGGCGGTGCAGGACACGGAACGGCTGCTTGCAGCCAAAGAGGCAACAGTGTGA
- a CDS encoding phosphotransferase, translated as MAERRARLDTFLKHQGIDPDAAVLLAGDASNRRYFRTPGGVLMDAPPELEDVRPFVRVARHLQDLGLSAPEILAEDVDDGWLLLEDLGDDLFSRVLATGTAPEPLYEMAVDVLVAITRHPPPQWLDPYDLRPLLAEADLFLDWYLPAVGVEPDQERRETWRDAWAAVLTPHLDALPVLVLRDCHVDNLLCLRDRPPPANVGLIDFQDALAGHPAYDLASLLDDVRNPLPSELVARLMERFLAATSLEPSTFRAAFAALSAQRSSKILGIFTRLARRDQKPRYLTWLPATWTLLEHRIKNDGLLAVREWLDRHVPAPLRQPDAFNGLGNP; from the coding sequence ATGGCTGAGCGCCGTGCCCGGCTGGACACCTTTCTGAAACACCAGGGAATCGATCCGGATGCCGCCGTGCTGCTGGCCGGCGACGCGTCGAACCGCCGGTACTTCCGCACGCCTGGTGGCGTGTTGATGGATGCTCCTCCCGAACTCGAGGACGTCCGGCCGTTCGTTCGCGTGGCGCGTCACCTGCAGGACCTCGGGCTGTCGGCTCCGGAGATCCTGGCCGAGGACGTGGATGACGGCTGGCTGCTGCTGGAAGATCTTGGCGACGACCTGTTTTCCCGCGTTCTCGCGACCGGAACGGCCCCCGAGCCGCTCTACGAAATGGCGGTCGACGTGCTGGTTGCGATCACGCGGCATCCGCCGCCGCAATGGCTGGATCCGTACGACCTGCGGCCCCTGCTGGCCGAAGCCGACCTGTTTCTGGACTGGTACCTGCCTGCCGTCGGCGTCGAACCCGACCAGGAGCGCCGCGAGACGTGGCGCGACGCATGGGCTGCCGTGCTGACCCCCCATCTCGATGCCTTGCCGGTTCTCGTGCTCCGGGACTGCCACGTCGACAACCTGCTGTGCCTCCGTGACCGACCGCCGCCGGCAAATGTCGGTCTGATCGACTTCCAGGACGCGCTCGCGGGCCATCCTGCGTATGACCTGGCATCGCTGCTCGATGATGTTCGGAATCCCCTGCCGTCGGAACTCGTGGCCAGATTGATGGAGCGGTTCCTTGCCGCGACGTCGCTTGAGCCGTCCACATTCCGCGCCGCGTTTGCCGCGCTCTCCGCTCAGCGATCATCCAAGATCCTCGGCATCTTCACCCGGCTGGCGCGCAGGGACCAGAAGCCCCGTTACCTGACGTGGCTGCCTGCTACCTGGACACTGCTGGAGCATCGCATCAAGAACGACGGGTTGCTTGCGGTGCGGGAGTGGTTGGACCGGCACGTTCCGGCCCCGCTTCGGCAGCCGGATGCGTTCAATGGCCTCGGCAATCCGTAG
- the tsaE gene encoding tRNA (adenosine(37)-N6)-threonylcarbamoyltransferase complex ATPase subunit type 1 TsaE gives MEPAPASGATGPRRRLLLPDTDATRDLAANLAQLARRGDVIGLVGPLGAGKTTFARSFIGALGGTDLVPSPTWSLVEQHSTGAGDVWHFDLHRLERADDVWELGLEDALADGITLIEWPEIVERLLPPARLTLRLDHAGTGRTVTLEPGATWGSRLQKVADNG, from the coding sequence GTGGAACCCGCCCCGGCATCAGGCGCAACCGGCCCGCGGCGCCGATTGCTGCTCCCGGATACCGACGCCACACGAGACCTCGCGGCCAACCTGGCGCAGCTGGCGCGCCGAGGTGATGTCATCGGACTTGTGGGACCGCTCGGCGCTGGGAAGACCACGTTCGCTCGATCTTTCATCGGCGCCCTCGGCGGTACCGACCTGGTGCCCAGTCCGACATGGTCGCTGGTGGAACAGCACTCAACCGGCGCGGGGGACGTGTGGCATTTCGACTTGCACCGGCTCGAGCGCGCCGACGATGTGTGGGAACTCGGCCTCGAAGACGCGCTAGCCGACGGGATCACGCTCATTGAATGGCCGGAGATCGTGGAACGCCTGCTTCCTCCGGCCCGCCTCACGCTTCGTCTGGATCATGCGGGTACCGGCAGGACGGTGACGCTCGAGCCGGGGGCCACGTGGGGCTCGCGCCTCCAAAAGGTGGCCGACAATGGCTGA
- the ahcY gene encoding adenosylhomocysteinase, producing the protein MTAGHRDFKVADLGLADWGRREIEIAETEMPGLMAVRGEYAGQKPLNGARIAGCLHMTIQTAVLIETLIELGAEVRWSSCNIFSTQDHAAAAMAARGVPVFAWKDETEEEFWWCIDQTIHGPDSWTPNLVLDDGGDLTKVMHEQHADLMREQVRGVSEETTTGVRRLVQMAEEGSLLVPAINVNDSVTKSKFDNLYGCRESLVDGIRRATDVMLSGKVAVVAGFGDVGKGSAASLRNAGARVLVTEIDPICALQAAMEGYEVTTMDAAAPRGDVFVTATGNTDVITLDHMRAMKDRAIICNIGHFDNEIQVAALSNFIWEEVKPQVDQIRFPDGHRIILLAKGRLVNLGCATGHPSFVMSASFTNQVLAQIELWTRSDRYDCTVHVLPKHLDEKVASLHLARLGAELSHLTQSQADYLGIDRNGPFKPAAYRY; encoded by the coding sequence ATGACCGCTGGACATCGCGACTTCAAGGTCGCTGATCTGGGGCTCGCTGACTGGGGCCGCAGAGAAATCGAGATCGCCGAGACTGAAATGCCGGGCCTCATGGCCGTCCGTGGTGAGTATGCCGGCCAAAAGCCCCTGAACGGTGCCCGCATCGCCGGATGCCTCCACATGACCATCCAGACGGCCGTCCTGATCGAGACGCTGATCGAACTCGGTGCCGAAGTCCGCTGGAGTTCCTGCAACATCTTCTCGACGCAGGACCACGCGGCAGCGGCGATGGCTGCGCGTGGCGTGCCCGTATTCGCATGGAAGGATGAAACCGAAGAGGAATTCTGGTGGTGCATCGACCAGACCATTCACGGCCCGGACAGTTGGACGCCGAACCTCGTTCTCGATGACGGCGGCGATCTTACGAAGGTCATGCATGAGCAGCACGCCGACCTGATGCGCGAGCAGGTCCGGGGAGTTTCCGAAGAAACGACGACCGGCGTGCGCCGTCTTGTCCAGATGGCGGAGGAAGGCAGCCTGCTCGTCCCCGCCATCAACGTGAACGACTCGGTGACGAAATCGAAGTTCGACAACCTCTACGGATGCCGCGAGAGCCTCGTCGACGGTATCCGTCGCGCCACCGACGTCATGCTCTCCGGCAAGGTCGCCGTGGTCGCCGGATTTGGCGATGTCGGCAAGGGGTCGGCGGCATCACTGCGGAATGCGGGCGCGCGGGTGCTCGTCACCGAAATCGACCCGATCTGCGCCCTGCAGGCCGCCATGGAGGGCTACGAGGTAACCACGATGGATGCGGCGGCGCCTCGGGGTGACGTATTCGTCACGGCCACCGGCAATACCGACGTCATCACGCTGGATCACATGCGGGCCATGAAGGACCGCGCCATCATCTGCAACATCGGTCACTTCGACAACGAGATCCAGGTGGCGGCACTCTCGAACTTCATCTGGGAAGAAGTGAAGCCCCAGGTCGACCAAATTCGCTTTCCCGACGGTCACCGCATCATCCTGCTGGCCAAGGGGCGCCTGGTGAACCTTGGCTGCGCGACCGGCCATCCCAGCTTCGTGATGAGCGCCTCGTTCACCAACCAGGTTCTCGCGCAGATCGAGCTCTGGACACGCAGCGACCGGTATGACTGCACCGTGCACGTGTTGCCCAAACACCTCGACGAAAAGGTGGCGAGTCTGCACCTCGCGCGCCTTGGCGCGGAGCTCAGCCACCTTACCCAGAGCCAGGCCGACTATCTGGGAATCGACCGCAACGGCCCATTCAAACCGGCTGCTTACCGCTACTAG